The Alphaproteobacteria bacterium LSUCC0719 genome includes the window GCTGTCACTGCTAAGGCTATGCCTTCGACAGTATCATCTACATAACTGAAGTCACGTGTCGTATGAACATTACCTAACTCAATCTTCCCATTGTCGTTAATCATCTGTGCAGCGATTGTGGGTATAACTGCCCTTAACGATTGCCTTGGGCCAAATGTGTTAAATGGTCGGATTATTGTAACTGGCAAACCAAAACTTCTATAAAATGACAGGGATAATTGATCGGCTGCAGTTTTGGTTGCTGCGTACGGTGATTGAGCATTTTTGGGATGATCTTCATTCATTGGTCGGATCAAAGCAGATCCAAATACTTCACTGGTGGATATTTGGATAACCCTGCCAACATTGTTGTTCAAGGCCGCATTCAGAATATTACTGCAACCTAGGACGTTTGTGTTGACATAACTTTGGGGAGCTGTGTACGAGTATGGAATGCCTATTAAGGCAGCCATATTTATAATCAACTCGCAGCCTTTTGCGACTTGGTTTATAAATGAAAAGTCAACAATATCGCCTTTGGATATCTCGATTTCTTTGAAAACATCATAAGGGATGTCATCAAGCCAACCCAAACCCCCATCTGACCTGTAATGCGTCATAGCTTTAACGTCGTGGCCATCGTTGACTAACTTCTCAACTAAATGAGATCCAATAAAGCCACCAGCACCTGTTACTAAAATCTTAGACATTAAGATGCTCCCAAAGCCAGCTTTCGCTGTTTTCCAGAAGTAATTTTGCTACAAGAAAATCAAATTCTGTATCTATGTCTACAGCCTTTTCCTGAGAAATCTCACTTATTCCAATTTTACCTTCTTTGATGCTGTCGACTGACTCTATATATCCAGGGGTAGTTACATAGCATCCAGCAACTAATTTAAAAATATCTGGCCCCTCTTGCCTTTGGAAGAATTTATTTTCGCTTAAAAAGCTAAAGCCTTGATCATTTTCTATCCCAGATAAGAAAGCGGATTTAGAATGATCTTGTGTTGCTGTAATCGTAATGTCCGAAGAGGAGTTTAAGTGACATCTAATGGTTTGTTCTAGATCATTAGGGTCGACAAGAGGGCACACTGTTGGGACTGATACGAATAGGTCCGGTAAAGTTTGATATCTTTCATGCCAACACCCTATCAAATGTTTCCAGGATAAAATTTCAGGAGAAGTATCGCTAGCCAAATTTCTGGGTCGTTTAAAGAGAACCTCAGCCCCAGCACTTTTGGCCATATTGATTATGTCATCGCAGTCAGTTGATACAAACACCTTATCAATCGCCGGCGCAGACTTCGCCTTTAAAACAGCGCGCTCTATAAGACTTATACCGTTAATTTTCCTGAGATTCTTTTTTGGCACACCCTTTGAGCCAGCTCTTGCGAATACGCAAGACCAAATTTCTTTACCTTGGAGCATTTTTTCAACACCACAAAATTGATTACGCTGGGCATTGTTAATCTAGCAAATTGATGCGCGAATTTCATCGACCAGTTTATCTTAAGTCAAAATTTGCTGGTATCAGGGTCATAAGAGTATTTCATATTTTCATCGCTTCCAGCAGCTTCTGTTTTGGAATCAGTTGGCTCCTTAAATGTCGTTTTGCTAAGTTTGATACCAACGTTAAAAAAAAGGCGATGAACGTCCGCTCGTCAGTTACGAAGTTGAAGTATCAGATACCTGACCAGTTCAAAAAATGACAAAATTTGATGCTCAAAGAGCAAAAATAAATATTCAAAAATCCCTAACCAAAACTGGATGATAGTGCTGAAAAATGTTTCTGAAAGGTATGCGTGGGCAAAAGGACAATTAGTCTACAGAAACTTTTTGATTGTGGGATAAATTAACATGACTCAGTGGATGCACAAATTCTTCATTGGAGATAAAACAATTAAGCTACGGCCCTTAAACACTACAGGGTAGCTAAAAGCTAACAATTAGTATGTAGCAAATTGCAAAATCAACGATAGAGAGAGTGAAAATAGAATTATTAAATCCAACCACAATGGGTGAGATATTCTAAAGATATTATAATTGAGAAGTTAAATCTTTATATAAAAGGATAATGTGAAATTCTCTTTAGGTAGAAAAAATTCACATCAAAATGCACATCAAAGTTTCCTAATGACAATTAAAAACTCCATCGCATCCTTGATGTTTTTCGCAGGCGTATGGAGAGTATCCTGTAAAAGATTGTGTAAGGTGTCTACCCATTCTTCTTTGATTTCTGACAATTCGTCTTTCGGAATTTTTCTGGTCATGGAAAACAAAGGTTTAAATAAAGGCCGAAGTCCAATGTCCCAAATTCTGGCGGTCGCTCCGTTATAAACAGGAATTACATCCTCCACGTAGACACCTGGCACGCTACGAAACATATCAATATACTGATCCAGGTCTAGTAATCCCTTGTAGCTATTAAGCCGGCCTGCATCGATGACATCCGCAAAATTTTTTCCTAATTCAGGTGCGTATACTGCGGCTGTATGCAAAAGCATCGCCCTAGTTTTTACATGCAGTAGAATTAAGCCATCTGAGTTGCAAACTCTAACGATGTCAGTTGCATGTTCTTTAATCTTATCAACCCAATATATACTATTTGAATAAACATAGGTGAACGTGTCATCTTGGAATTTGAGCTTGTTATTGTTGTCATGCAAAACAAGGTCCGTATAAGCGCCTAGAACACCTGCTTTTTTCAGCATAGTGGACTTCCAATCAATCCCAGTATGGAAGAAATTATGAGGCTTCGACAGCGGATTGATAGTATGAGAGTCCTCTTCAAAGTGATCGAAGTGATCAAAATCAGCGGTCCGAGGTTTATCAATTTTGATAGATTGAAACATATCATCGGTAGGGCTCAATATCCCCCCATGACAAATATATGAAAAGACGCCATCACCACATGAAATATCAATCGCGCAATCTGTTTCTTGAACTAGATACTTCTGGAGCGATAAAGCTCTGTTGGTTTGGGTAAGAGCATTCTCGGGCCGCAGCCAGAAGTAAGAGAGGAAGGACTTTAGCAATTGCCCAGAAACGGTTTTTTCCATAATTTGCCAATAAAAGTTTATTTGAAAGGTATTTTTCTATGCAGCACATGTTCCCTATAAGACGGCCCCTTTTGGAGACGACAATAGTGCTGAAATGTGAGCTTTCAAAACACTAAGATTTTTGTTGTAAAGCGGACTGGGCCTAACAAGATACAATTTTGACAGTTAAGTGATTTATGTCAAGAAAAGAAACTAAATCAAAAATATGATCCATAGCTTTGCACATTGACGATTATAAGAATGGCTAGAGACAAGAATGCATCATAAACGGAGGTCCAGCTGTAGTTTGAGTTTGTTTTTGTCTGTAACAGGTTTAAATTATAACTGAATATAATAACGCAGTTTCGCTTTATATTTTATTTCTCAAATATCTTTTAACATAAAAGCGAATTTTCAGTTGATTATTAGGTGGTATACCCAACCATGAATTGAAGTGTGATTGGAAGATCAAACGGTGCTCATTTCCATCGGTGTTTACGGTTAAATTCTATAATTCAGTGTTTGAATAGTTTGTTGATAAAACCTAGTAAATACAATTGGTAAATTGGTTGAAAGACAGCAAACATCGTTTCTATTTCTGTTTTGATTGGTCAGTTTTAGTATTTTTCAGTGACTAGTCACTGCTGGAGTAGTCGATTTTGGTCAAATAGTTTTTCTTGTAGGATGAGAAGCTTTTAGTCAAAGGTAGATTCCTGTCGATAGGTATTTTAAAACAACTTTTTGATTTATCTACAGGTGATCAAATTTGCTAGGCTATCGATTGAAGCTTTTTGTTGGAGCAGGTTATTTTGCCCCTTTGGGAAATAAAATTATAGCTGAGGTGTTGTCTCGGCATTTAGGCGAGGGGCAACATTGCTAATAGATAGAATCCTGTGCGCCAGTACTCATAGTCGAAGAGACGAATTAAGTTGAAAAGAAATATTGAAGCGAATTCAAACAAAATTATAGGCAGTTTTGGGTCGAAATTGGCACACAATTGTCCTTTTCACCCTAACAAGGCAGGGCTCCAGCCGTGTCCTTTATTGGGATTTTCTCAAAAAAAAATTTCGATAAGTCAGGAACATTTGTCGAATGTGGCGTTCAATACCTTAATTTCTCTCCACGTTATGGAATTAACGCGGCATATAATTGTGCTCGTGAGATTATTGGTCTCGACTCCCTCGAGGGTTTTGGTATCTCTGATTACGCCATTTATGGTTGTCTGTCAGTTCATGGCGATTGTTCAATAATTGACAGCTGGAACGCAGACTTAGCGGCACTTTTGGGCTTTCATACCGATTACTCACTTTTGCCACATGCCCAGAAGACACTTTGATTTTGGGGGAAGCCTCTTTTGAAAGGTCACATGTTTTTGGGCAGAAATCCATATAAAGGAATATTCATGATCATGTTTGAAAATGATATTTACAAAGAAAGTGAAAACGATTTGGGTTTTGCTTGCCACGTTTAATGAAGGGATCACTATTGGTCTTTGATGAGTTTAACAGGGTCGTGCTCCAGACAATACTGAAGCTGTTATTGAGGTGTTGAAGTTAAATGGATTGGTTATCAAACGGCATCTTTATCACTAGTATTGTTCGTTCATCAGCTAAGGGAAAAAAGAAACTATGAAAATAGTCGGATTGAATCACGGTGAATTTAACTCTTCAGCTGCGTTGATTGTCGACGGAGAGGTTGTAGCTGCAGCCGCAGAAGAGAGGTTTGTGCGGGAGAAAAAAACAAAAAAATTTCCTAAAAATTCTTTAGAGTTTTGTTTATCAGCGCAAGAAATTAAATTATCCAACGTTGATGCGTTTTCTCAGGCTTGGAACCCTGGAGCAAAATGGGTTTCCTTCAATCCGTTGATATCTTCGACTCAAGTTAAGAGAGAAGATTATTTTTATACTATTCCAGACCATTTGTTTAATTTGTTTGGCAGCACAAGAATCCCTAACTACGTTATTCAGAATTTTGAGTGCGGTTTGCCGCCAGTTTATTATATCAAACACCATCTATGCCATGCAGCAAACGCGTATTTTTTATCTCCTTTCGATGAAGCGGCAGTGTTGACTGCAGATTGGCAAGGTGAGCTGGAATCGGTAACCAAAGGCTTTTGTAGCGGCAATAATATTGACATCTTTGATACACAGTGGATGCCCCATTCAATAGGCATGTTCTACGCAACCTTTACTCAAATTCTTGGCTATCGGCCCGACAATGACGAATGGAAAGTCATGGCGATGTCTGCCGAAGCCGTTGATATGGGTGACTTTGAAGATAAAATTCTTAATACAGTTTCGCTTCTTGATAACGGTCGTTTTGAGCTCAATCAAACTTACTATACGGGCGCCTTAGTAGATCAACCATATTTATATTCACGAGAACTGCTGCTGTTGCTCGATACAACTCCTGACGATCTTCAAATCTCAAATAGTGACTATTATTGGCAATGTAAGGTTGCAAAAGTAATGCAAAAGGTTGCGGAGAGGATTATTTGGCATGTTTTGGCTGATTTGTATGAAAAAACTAAAGCAAAAAACTTAGTTTTGGGAGGTGGCTTTTTTATGAATAGCGTAATTAACGGTAAAATTACAGAGAACACAAAGTTCCAAAATGTATATATCTCACATTCGCCAGATGATTTAGGGAACAGTATTGGTGCTGCTTTGTATGTCCACCACTGTATTTTAGGGAAGCCCAAATTGAAGCAACGATCAGCGAGTAATCTCGGTCCAAAGTTTACATCTAGTCAAATCCATCAAGTCATAAAGCGCCGTAAAGTTTCCAGCGAAAAGCTAAGTAATCCTGAGCAAAGAATTGCAGAGATTTTAGCGAAAGGCGAAGTTGTAGCTGTTTTACAGGGGAGGATGGAGTTTGGGGATAGAGCTTTAGGGTTTAGGTCTATATTAGGTGATCCACGAACCCATGAAATTAAAGATAAGATTAACAGAATGATAAAATATAGGGAGAGCTATCGCCCCTTTGCACCAGCAACTTTATTTGATTGCTCGCATCAAATCTTTGAGGTGAATAAAGATTATCTTTGCAATTATATGGAAAAAGTCGTTAGGGTACGACGGGAATTTTGGGACCAAATACCTGCTGTGACGCACTTCGATGGCTCTGGAAGATTGCAAACGGTTCAAAAATCTGAAAATCCATACTTCTACAGAATAATAAAAGAATTTGAAAAACTGACTGATATACCAGTCGTTTTGAATACGTCATTCAATGTAAATGGCGAACCGATCGTATTATCCCCTGATGATGCCCTCAATACATTTTTCAACTCAGGCCTTGAGTATTTAGTGATGGAGGATTGGTTGATAAGGAAAAAGTGATTGATAATTATATATGTAGCTTGTTAATTTGAAGCTATTGGCAGTTAATGGGTAATGAATAACATCGCCAGAGACGCAGCGCCAGTAATTGAAACTCCAGATTTTTAGCTCGATAAATTTCTGAACAACGATGACTGATGTTCGTCTTGCAAAGTGTGACAAGGGTTAGAGTGGACTACTGAATTGTTATGGCGACCGGATAACACTGATAGTAACAATTTAGCGTTTTAATGCTGTTGTTGTATGAAGGTAGTGCAAAGTTATGAGCCACAGTCACTCAATCATGTTTCATCATTTTCACGACAGAAAGCATCTGGAGACACAGGGAAGTCTTAGTCAGGCTGATTTTTTAAAAATGATAGAGTGGCTTGCCAAGGAATATAATTTAATCGGCGCAAGTAAGTACTTGGAAAAATATGAAAACGATTGTCTGGCGGATCAAGATATATGCTTATCGTTTGATGATGCTCTCCTCTCTCAATATGACATAGCAGTCCCTGTTTTACAGAACTTTGGGTTGGATGCGTTTTTTTTCGTGTATTCGTCTCCTTTTACGGGAAGCCCGTGTTACTTGGAGACATTTCGTTATTTCCGAACGAATTGTTTTGTTGATCTTGATGAATTCTACAGTCAATTTTTTACACTGGTCCAAAATAGTTTTGATATAGATTTAGGCCAAGTGCAGCTGGCATTACTCAGTTCTAACTATCTTGCCGAATTCCCTTTTTATACGGAGAATGATAAGTGTTTTCGCTTCATAAGGGACCAAATGCTAGGCAGGGAAAAATATGAGTGTGTAATGCTCCAGTTAATGTCGATTAAAGGGTTTTCTTCGAGCCAAATAATAAACGATCTTTGGATGTCAGAGGACCACCTCAGAGACATCGCTAATTATGGACACCTTGTTGGTTTACATTCATATAGCCACCCAACGCAGATGAGCAAATTAACCTATAAAGAGCAGCTATTTCAATACCAGGCGAACTTTGATCATTTGACTACGGTTGTTGGTGATGTTGTTTGCATGTCTCACCCATGTGGTGATTACAATGCCGATACCGTAAAAATACTGGATGATTTAGGGATAAAAATAGGGTTTCGCTCGAGCCTCAGTAAAACGCATACTAATAGCAGGTTTGAAATTCCAAGACAGGATCATGTAAATATACACAAGGCTGTGTTTCAATGAAGATCACTATTTTTTCAGGCAATCAGCCGAGACATATTAGCCTTGCCAAAGAGCTTGGAAAGTTTGCCGAACATGTTTATTTTATTTCAGAGGTAAAAACTGTTTTTCCTGGAAAAATAGATGATTTTTTTAAAAAATCTGATGTCATGCAAAGCTATTTTGCGAGTGTTTTGAAATCAGAAAGAAGATTATTTGGTGACATAGGATTTTTAGAAACTCACATCAGTACGCTTTCCATTAAAATAGGAGACTTAAACCTAATAAAAAGAGAGCAACTCAAAGACGCACTCAACTCAGATCTATATGTGGTTTTTGGATCAAGCTACATTAAAGGATGGTTGCTCGATTTTCTGGTACAAAATAACGCGATCAATATACATATGGGATTGTCTCCATACTATAGAGGTTCGTCGTGCAACTTTTGGGCGCTTTACGACGACAATCCTAGTTATGTTGGAGCAACCATCCATCGACTAAGTAAGGGGCTAGATAGTGGTGAAATGTTGTTTCATTGTCTTCCCAAGTTAGAAGAAGGTGATACTCCTTTCGACTTTACAATGCGTTCTGTTGTTGCCGCTCATAAAGGCTTATGCCAATCAATCCAAGAAGGAAACATATTGACGATGAAATGCGTGAAGCAAGACAAAGCACAAGAGCTTCGGTATACAAGGAATTCAGACTTCACTAATGAAATCGTAAGTGAATTTCTTGGTAGAAGCTACTCAGTTAATAGTGGAGCACTGGCGCAATATCCCCAATTAGTGAACCCTATTTTTGTTTAGCCGAATTGATAGACGGGCCGGACGGTCAACATAATTGCCAAAACGGTAAGTAGAAAATCCTATAAATCTGAATTTTGCTGCTCTATATGGAGGTTCTATAAACTTTAAATTGGAAAACCATGTTAAAGGATAAATAAATTTCCCTTAAACAAACTGGATACAAAGTTGGACCTATTAAAGGTACTAAAACTACTATGGCTAAGTTTCATCAAGAAAATAGGAAAAGCATACGTAAATGCCTTCTCAAACAACGGGAAAAATGCCAATAAATTTACTATTTGTAGCCATTAGGCAAGTGTATAAAAATATAACAAATCAAAAACACCTTATTACTTAAATCGAATTTTACGAACTGAGTATCTGGTCGACTTTGATTTATGCTCTCTGTATTTTCACTACTGCAATTCATTACTAACTTTGAATAGTCGAAAGGATACTGAGTTACACATCTGTCGTTTGTTTCCAGCAGAAAAGTCTAAAACACAGTCTGGTGCTACAAAAGCAAATTCCTAAGAACATGATTTAAATCTCAATCTTCAATCAAGTCCCCCTTTTTGTAATCTTGAGAGGCTGGTGTATCAAGTAAGCTCCAAAATCTATTTGGCTTAATTCCAATCCCAGGTCTGAGTATCACGATATTTTCTTTTGTGAAAACTTCGCCAGAAACAATATTTTTCTTGGCAAATATTGATTTTCTTGCAACGCGTTTCGTTTCAATTTCACAAGGCATACACCTTTTTTCGGGCAACCCTAATGTTAATTCAGTGTTTCTTAAGCATTCCACAAATTGAATTAGTGCCGCTATTTCTAAAGACGCCAAATGGTCAGGTCCATTTAGATTATTGTCCAAGGTAATATGCTTCTCTATCACACGACAACCAAGTGCAATAGAAGCAATGGAAGCTTCAAAGCCCATTGTATGGTCAGAGAAACCAACGGGAAATGGGTATTTCTCTGCTAAGAGGGGAATATAATTTAGGTTTAATTGATCTATTGGTGCTGGGTACTGAGATACGCAATGTAGCAAAATTAATTGTCCAGAAAGCATGTCAAAAATGTGATTGTCAAAATTGGGAAATTCTTCTTTGTTAAAGCCAGCCAGATAAGCATTAAGGCACTCATCGATCTCCTGTTCATTTGCCATACCGGTAGAAATAATTGCTTTCTGCCTTTTAAAGCCAAGATCATATATTAAGGGCAGGTTGGTCAAATCTCCCGAGCCAAGTTTTATAACCTCACAGCCTAACTGTTCTGAAAGAAATACAAGGCTTGTCCGATCGAAGGGTGTTGATAAAAAATCTAATCCCAAACTTTCTGAATAGGCTTTAAGGTTTTTGAAATCATCAAAAGACAATGTTAATTTTTCAAGCATTTCCAATTGGCTTTGGTTTTTTCCAAAGTTTTGTTTCTGATACAGTGCCGTTTGTGCAATTGGGCTTGTCATTTCGTTTGGTATAAATGTTTGAAATTTAATGGCGTCCACCTTCGCCTTTGCAGCTCCTTCGACTAACTTGTATGCCAAGTCAATTTGACCGTTATGGTTAACTCCAGCTTCAGCTATTATGTAAACCTTAGGTTGTTTTAGTGATGATAGCTTAAATTCAAGACGGCCCATTACTGTTTTCCAATGTTATTGGCCGATCATCAAAAAATCGGTCCGCTTGTTGCTCCACGAAAACGTCACCGTTTCGATTGAAGTTATCAATGTCGTGCTCAATCCAGCTAGGGATTATCAACAAGTTTGTGGTCGAGCGGACATAATAAGAGTAAGGAATAAATAATTCGTCACTAGCCATGTATCTCAGGACATCAATGCAGTTTTCCCTATAATTTTTTGGTGGGGTAACCGCCTCAACATTCGAGAGCAGATATTGGTAATTGGACCTATTTTTAGGTCGCATAAAATCAATGGGGTAATCTTTAGCGCCCCAGTCACAACAGGTAAGAACTGGTACTTCATTAATTCCCAAATCCAGTTGAACTGTTCCCGCCCACACAACACCAAGATCGATTTTATCTACCAAATCACGGGTGTTTAACCAATGAGTGCCCAAGATAACTACATTACTAGGTATCTCACACTCAATAAGATCAATGAAACGTTCATTGGGTTTGCCAGCTATTTGCTCAACTTCTTCATGAGGATGTGGCTTGATAAGAAAAATAGCTTCGCTGTTACGAGCACAATCAACAGTGTGGTTAATCCAATCCTTAAGGCTATTGTGTGCAGGACCAGAATCATATGGGTAATCAAAATCCCAGATGACTTTTCCAAAAACACAAATTATTGGTCGACCTAAAGATTTTTCTTTTTCAATCCGGTCAAGCACTTCTTGGCCTTTTGGGTGTATTTTGGAAGTTAAGTTCCGATCGTAAGATATAAAGCGATCAACAAAATTACGTTCCTCAGTACTAATTCGATGGTTTTTGACCCATTTAGAGAAACCATCTGCTGTGGGTAATTGTGGCATTCTAGTGTCTTTGTAGGCCGTTACATTCCTTGTCGATACGAAGTGGCTATTCGCATTGATTTTATTATAAAAATTGAATTCTTTGCCTATCAGGGTAGAAACAAATTCGAAGTCAATTTCACCTGATAAATTTGCACAATAAGTCCTGAAAATCCCATAGGGGACATATTGGGAACTGCCCGATAAAAAGCGGACAGGAAAGTTAGGCCGGTCTCCGAGTGAAGACCTGATCTCGTTAATTACTTTCAAAGCTACGTCAGCTTGATTAATTAAGCTGTCAATATACGACCTGGTTTTTATATCGTAAGATA containing:
- a CDS encoding GDP-mannose 4,6-dehydratase; amino-acid sequence: MSKILVTGAGGFIGSHLVEKLVNDGHDVKAMTHYRSDGGLGWLDDIPYDVFKEIEISKGDIVDFSFINQVAKGCELIINMAALIGIPYSYTAPQSYVNTNVLGCSNILNAALNNNVGRVIQISTSEVFGSALIRPMNEDHPKNAQSPYAATKTAADQLSLSFYRSFGLPVTIIRPFNTFGPRQSLRAVIPTIAAQMINDNGKIELGNVHTTRDFSYVDDTVEGIALAVTAGKMIDGHEINLGTGIEYSIKEIVDLFCLIKGKEVFIVTKEERLRPGKSEVLQLISDNSKAKQLLGWSPKYSNPQKFKESLKTVADWVEKQSYHSSKQHYAT
- a CDS encoding methyltransferase domain-containing protein → MEKTVSGQLLKSFLSYFWLRPENALTQTNRALSLQKYLVQETDCAIDISCGDGVFSYICHGGILSPTDDMFQSIKIDKPRTADFDHFDHFEEDSHTINPLSKPHNFFHTGIDWKSTMLKKAGVLGAYTDLVLHDNNNKLKFQDDTFTYVYSNSIYWVDKIKEHATDIVRVCNSDGLILLHVKTRAMLLHTAAVYAPELGKNFADVIDAGRLNSYKGLLDLDQYIDMFRSVPGVYVEDVIPVYNGATARIWDIGLRPLFKPLFSMTRKIPKDELSEIKEEWVDTLHNLLQDTLHTPAKNIKDAMEFLIVIRKL
- a CDS encoding carbamoyltransferase, translated to MKIVGLNHGEFNSSAALIVDGEVVAAAAEERFVREKKTKKFPKNSLEFCLSAQEIKLSNVDAFSQAWNPGAKWVSFNPLISSTQVKREDYFYTIPDHLFNLFGSTRIPNYVIQNFECGLPPVYYIKHHLCHAANAYFLSPFDEAAVLTADWQGELESVTKGFCSGNNIDIFDTQWMPHSIGMFYATFTQILGYRPDNDEWKVMAMSAEAVDMGDFEDKILNTVSLLDNGRFELNQTYYTGALVDQPYLYSRELLLLLDTTPDDLQISNSDYYWQCKVAKVMQKVAERIIWHVLADLYEKTKAKNLVLGGGFFMNSVINGKITENTKFQNVYISHSPDDLGNSIGAALYVHHCILGKPKLKQRSASNLGPKFTSSQIHQVIKRRKVSSEKLSNPEQRIAEILAKGEVVAVLQGRMEFGDRALGFRSILGDPRTHEIKDKINRMIKYRESYRPFAPATLFDCSHQIFEVNKDYLCNYMEKVVRVRREFWDQIPAVTHFDGSGRLQTVQKSENPYFYRIIKEFEKLTDIPVVLNTSFNVNGEPIVLSPDDALNTFFNSGLEYLVMEDWLIRKK
- a CDS encoding polysaccharide deacetylase family protein, giving the protein MFHHFHDRKHLETQGSLSQADFLKMIEWLAKEYNLIGASKYLEKYENDCLADQDICLSFDDALLSQYDIAVPVLQNFGLDAFFFVYSSPFTGSPCYLETFRYFRTNCFVDLDEFYSQFFTLVQNSFDIDLGQVQLALLSSNYLAEFPFYTENDKCFRFIRDQMLGREKYECVMLQLMSIKGFSSSQIINDLWMSEDHLRDIANYGHLVGLHSYSHPTQMSKLTYKEQLFQYQANFDHLTTVVGDVVCMSHPCGDYNADTVKILDDLGIKIGFRSSLSKTHTNSRFEIPRQDHVNIHKAVFQ
- a CDS encoding formyltransferase family protein; this encodes MKITIFSGNQPRHISLAKELGKFAEHVYFISEVKTVFPGKIDDFFKKSDVMQSYFASVLKSERRLFGDIGFLETHISTLSIKIGDLNLIKREQLKDALNSDLYVVFGSSYIKGWLLDFLVQNNAINIHMGLSPYYRGSSCNFWALYDDNPSYVGATIHRLSKGLDSGEMLFHCLPKLEEGDTPFDFTMRSVVAAHKGLCQSIQEGNILTMKCVKQDKAQELRYTRNSDFTNEIVSEFLGRSYSVNSGALAQYPQLVNPIFV
- a CDS encoding N-acetylneuraminate synthase family protein translates to MGRLEFKLSSLKQPKVYIIAEAGVNHNGQIDLAYKLVEGAAKAKVDAIKFQTFIPNEMTSPIAQTALYQKQNFGKNQSQLEMLEKLTLSFDDFKNLKAYSESLGLDFLSTPFDRTSLVFLSEQLGCEVIKLGSGDLTNLPLIYDLGFKRQKAIISTGMANEQEIDECLNAYLAGFNKEEFPNFDNHIFDMLSGQLILLHCVSQYPAPIDQLNLNYIPLLAEKYPFPVGFSDHTMGFEASIASIALGCRVIEKHITLDNNLNGPDHLASLEIAALIQFVECLRNTELTLGLPEKRCMPCEIETKRVARKSIFAKKNIVSGEVFTKENIVILRPGIGIKPNRFWSLLDTPASQDYKKGDLIED